TATTATTGCAGTATTTGTATTTACAATTATTGTCAGTATATCAGTTTTAATACTATCACTTATAGTTGTATTTGATGTAGTTAATGCATTTGTTATTAATGTATCTATACTTGAACTACTTGTAAAATCAAGATTACCTAATATTATCATTTTTGCTATTTCTTGAGAAATAATATCAGAAGCATCTCTTTCATTAGTTCCATCTAATGCTACGGCTAATTGTCCTATTGTATTATTAATTGTTACATTTAGTGTTTGAAAAGATACATTATTATTTACAATTGTTGAATCTTCAGAACTTATTGCTGTTGCTATTGGATCTGCTTGTAAGTCTACACTTGAATCAATATTAAGATTATTATAAATTAATGTTTTTGCTTCAGTTAAAGTTTTACCTTCATTCATTAAATCTACTAATAAACTTGTTATTGGGTTTAGTACTGTTGATCCCTCAGGTGCTTTATATATACCTTCAAAAGCTAAACCTGTTGAAATATCTGTTCCACCATAACCTATAACTGTTCCACTTAAATCGCCACCAACTAGAGTGAAATTTCCTATCTCATCTGTAAGAGTATGTGTTTCAGTACCACTTATAGTTTTATCTCCATCTAAATCACTTAATACTGTCATCCCTGTAATATAACCATCAATACTAGTACCTGATAGCGTATCCGTAACCCCACCAATTGTTACATTTACTATTTGTTCTTCACTATATGCTATTCCATCATATGCTCTTACTTTAAACGTTGCATCTATTGAGTCTGTTGTATTTAATGCATCTATTTCTTCACTATAGATTATTAAATCCCCTACTTCTGCTCCACTTGGCATTGATCCTATATTTGTTGTTGTTACTTGGAATACTCCGTTTGTATTTGTACTTGTGATATCTATTCCATCTTGTGCAAACGTTGAGCTATCTGTTGTTAATGACATCCCTACTATTTCATCATCTACATCTGTTATATCTAATGTATCTAACACTGTTTGTAATTTTATTAATTGGTAGTAACTATTATTTGTTGAGTTATCTGAGAAGTCTATTTCATTTAATGTTAACAATGAGCTTTCTGCTGTTATTTCTGGTGCATCATTTGTTCCATCTATTGTTACATTTACTATTTGTTCTTCACTATATGCTATTCCATCATATGCTCTTACTTTAAACGTTGCATCTATTGAGTCTGTTGTATTTAATGCATCTATTTCTTCACTATAGATTATTAAATCCCCTACTTCTGCTCCTACTGGCATTGATCCTATATTTGTTGTTGTTACTTGGAATACTCCGTTTGTATTTGTACTTGTGATATCTATTCCATCTTGTGCAAACGTTGAGCTATCTGTTGTTAATGACATCCCTACTATTTCATCATCTACATCTGTTATATCTAATGTATCTAACACTGTTTGTAATTTTATTAATTGGTAGTAACTATTATTTGTTGAGTTATCTGAGAAGTCTATTTCATTTAATGTTAACAATGAGCTTTCTGCTGTTATTTCTGGTGCATCATTTGTTCCATCTATTGTTACATTTACTATTTGTTCTTCACTATATGCTATTCCATCATATGCTCTTACTTTAAACGTTGCATCTATTGAGTCTGTTGTATTTAATGCATCTATTTCTTCACTATAGATTATTAAATCCCCTACTTCTGCTCCTACTGGCATTGATCCTATATTTGTTGTTGTTACTTGGAATACTCCGTTTGTATTTGTACTTGTGATATCTATTCCATCTTGTGCAAACGTTGAGCTATCTGTTGTTAATGACATCCCTACTATTTCATCATCTACATCTGTTATATCTAATGTATCTAACACTGTTTGTAATTTTATTAATTGGTAGTAACTATTATTTGTTGAGTTATCTGAGAAGTCTATTTCATTTAATGTTAACAATGAGCTTTCTGCTGTTATTTCTGGTGCATCATTTGTTCCATCTATTGTTACATTTACTGTTTGTTCTTCACTATATGCTATTCCATCATATGCTCTTACTTTAAACGTTGCATCTATTGAGTCTGTTGTATTTAATGCATCTATTTCTTCACTATAGATTATTAAATCCCCTACTTCTGCTCCTACTGGCATTGATCCTATATTTGTTGTTGTTACTTGGAATACTCCGTTTGTATTTGTACTTGTGATATCTATTCCATCTTGTGCAAACGTTGAGCTATCTGTTGTTAATGACATCCCTACTATTTCATCATCTACATCTGTTATATCTAATGTATCTAACACTGTTTGTAATTTTATTAATTGGTAGTAACTATTATTTGTTGAGTTATCTGAGAAGTCTATTTCATTTAATGTTAACAATGAGCTTTCTGCTGTTATTTCTGGTGCATCATTTGTTCCATCTATTGTTACATTTACTGTTTGTTCTTCACTATATGCTATTCCATCATATGCTCTTACTTTAAACGTTGCATCTATTGAGTCTGTTGTATTTAATGCATCTATTTCTTCACTATAGATTATTAAATCCCCTACTTCTGCTCCTACTGGCATTGATCCTATATTTGTTGTTGTTACTTGGAATACTCCGTTTGTATTTGTACTTGTGATATCTATTCCATCTTGTGCAAACGTTGAGCTATCTGTTGTTAATGACATCCCTACTATTTCATCATCTACATCTGTTATATCTAATGTATCTAACACTGTTTGTAATTTTATTAATTGGTAGTAACTATTATTTGTTGAGTTATCTGAGAAGTCTATTTCATTTAATGTTAACAATGAGCTTTCTGCTGTTATTTCTGGTGCATCATTTGTTCCATCTATTGTTAATGTAATTTTTTTTGCAATTGATGTTGCATTTGCTTCACCTGAATCATCAATTACTTGTACATCAAATGTTACTGTAGCACTATCACCTGCACCTAGTTTATCAATTCCTGCACCACTTAATGTATAAGCTCCTACATTTGTCATTGAAACAGTAACTGTTCCAATCCCAACTGAATTTATATCAGTAACTGTTGTACTTACATTTGTAAGTGCCACAAATGAAAGTGTGTCATTTATATCTACATCAGCTGCGATTACATCTGTTAATGAAATTGTCCCTGTTAATATATCTTCTGCTACATTTGTTACTTCTGTATAATCAGAAATAATTGGTGTGTCATTTATTGAATTAACAGTTACATTAAAACTTTGGATTGTACTAGTACGTCCATCACTTACTTCTAGTGTTACTACTGCATTTCCATTAAAATCTTGATTTGGAGTAAAAACAATATCACCATTAGCATCAATAATAACAGTACCATTTGTAGCACTTACAGTAGGTATTAAAGTATCATTATCTAAATCACTTGAGTTATATGCAATTGTAATACTGTTATCTTCATCTGTTGTTTGTGCAGAAATTAATTCAATTATAGGAGCACTATTTTGAATAATAATATTGTTTCCAGCAGGAGCCGCAGCAACAACTCCTCTTGGTAAAGTTTCATTATCAATTACAGCATTTTGTGTATTATTTTGATCTGCAAGATTATCATCCTCTTGTGCTGGAGTAGCACCACTATCTGAATTAGCATTAGTCTCTTGACCTGGACCAGCAGCGGATTCTTGTAATGCACTAGCTAAATCTGTAATACTAGCAAGTGCATTTTCTTTTCCATCTGGTAGTATTTCAATTAGTTCAACCAAAGTAAAGCCATTATTTTGAGCAAGTAGTTCAGCCATATCTTTTAATATTAATTCTAAAATATTACCTTCAATATCAGTAAATACAATTTTTAAATCATTCTCTTCTAAGCTTGAAATATATTTAATTCCCGCTGGAATTTTTATTTGAACTGTATTATTTAATACTAAATTCTCCAATGTTAATGATTTTTTACCATTTAATGAAACTATTTTTGATAAATCTATTTCTTGACCGTACTTTTCAATTGAAACCATTCTGTAATCCTTGAATTTAGCTATATTTATATTATATATAATAGCTAATAAGTAGTTACAAATTAGTTTCTTTTTAGCTATTTAATAATATTATATGATATAATTTAATTATGAATCTTAGCTTGAAAAAATTATTAAAACAACTAACTATTTTGTATGTAAGTAAAAAAGACAGCAATTATAAAAAAATAAATACAACATTAGAAATATTTTTTGATAATATCATACGTTGTAATAATAAAGAAGATGCCCTATTTATTTATAAGGATACTTTCCCAAATATAATAATAGTAGATATTGACTTAGTTGATTCAAATGGAATTGAATTAATAAAAGATATTAGAAAGAAAAATAAGAATATCCCTATATTAATAATTACTAATAATATAGAAACCCACAATTTAATTGAAGCAATTAAACTTAATTTAATTGATTATTTACTAAAACCAATAGATGTAAGTAAGTTAATATTTTCTTTGAATAAAATTGCAAAAATAATTCTCAATAGTGGTGAAATAAGTACATTTATTAAAAAAGATATAAAATATAATTATTTAGAAAAAACCATACTTCATAATAATAAAACAGAAGTACTAACAAAAACAGAAAGTAGACTTTTAGAATTGTTACTTACAAATAAAAATAAAATAGTATCAATAAAAGAAATAAAAAAAGTAATTTGGAGTGATAAAGAAGTTTCAGAATCTGCTTTTAAATCACTTTTAAATAGATTATCAAAAAAGATTGGGAAAGATACCATAAGCAATTCCTTTGGAATTGGTTATGGTCTTATAAATAAATAATTACTTATTTAACTTTTCAACTATTTTAATTAAATAGTTAGCAGAATTAACAGCACTTGATTTTAAAAACTCATCAAAATCAAAACCTGCATCCATATCAGCACTATCAGAAATAGCACGTAATACAAAAAATGGAATATCTAAAGCATCACATACAACTGCAACACTTGCACCTTCCATTTCTAAAGCATCAGCTTTAAAAGTTGATTCAATAAAGTTTTTTCTTTCAGTTGAATGAACAAATTGATCACCTGTTGCAATAGTACCAACTATTACTTTTAAATCATTCTCATTTGCAACTTGTGTTGCTACATCTCTTAATTCTTTTGATGTTTCAACAAAAACACTACCACCTGGTACAAAACCATTTGGATGTCCAAAAGCTGTAATATCTAAATCATGTTGGCATAATTTGTCTGCAATAATTAAATCACCAATTTGAAGTTTAGGATTAATAGCACCTGCAACTCCAGAAAATAGTAAAGTATCACAGCCAAATTTTTCAATCATTGTTGTAGCTGTTAAGCTAGCAAAAACTTTTCCAATTTTTGAGTATGCAATAACTATATCTAAGCCATTGTAATTTACT
This sequence is a window from Poseidonibacter parvus. Protein-coding genes within it:
- a CDS encoding response regulator transcription factor produces the protein MKKLLKQLTILYVSKKDSNYKKINTTLEIFFDNIIRCNNKEDALFIYKDTFPNIIIVDIDLVDSNGIELIKDIRKKNKNIPILIITNNIETHNLIEAIKLNLIDYLLKPIDVSKLIFSLNKIAKIILNSGEISTFIKKDIKYNYLEKTILHNNKTEVLTKTESRLLELLLTNKNKIVSIKEIKKVIWSDKEVSESAFKSLLNRLSKKIGKDTISNSFGIGYGLINK
- a CDS encoding 5'-methylthioadenosine/adenosylhomocysteine nucleosidase, which translates into the protein MTKLAIMGAMEEEIEPLLSHFKDVNIVEFANNKYYEVNYNGLDIVIAYSKIGKVFASLTATTMIEKFGCDTLLFSGVAGAINPKLQIGDLIIADKLCQHDLDITAFGHPNGFVPGGSVFVETSKELRDVATQVANENDLKVIVGTIATGDQFVHSTERKNFIESTFKADALEMEGASVAVVCDALDIPFFVLRAISDSADMDAGFDFDEFLKSSAVNSANYLIKIVEKLNK